A window from Nycticebus coucang isolate mNycCou1 chromosome X, mNycCou1.pri, whole genome shotgun sequence encodes these proteins:
- the MED12 gene encoding mediator of RNA polymerase II transcription subunit 12 isoform X4, whose product MAAFGILSYEHRPLKRPRLGPPDVYPQDPKQKEDELTALNVKQGFNNQPAVSGDEHGSAKNVNFNPAKISSNFSSIIAEKLRCNTLPDTGRRKPQVNQKDNFWLVTPRSQSAINTWFTDLAGTKPLTQLAKKVPIFSKKEEVFGYLAKYTVPVMRAAWLIKMTCAYYAAMSETKVKKRHVDPFTEWTQITTKYLWEQLQKMAEYYRPGTAGSGGCGSTIGPLPHDVEVAIRQWDYNEKLAMFMFQDGMLDRHEFLTWVLECFEKIRPGEDELLKLLLPLLLRYSGEFVQSAYLSRRLAYFCTRRLALQLDGVSSHSSHVMSSQSTSTLPTTPAPQPPTSSTPSTPFSDLLMCPQHRPLVFGLSCILQTILLCCPSALVWHYSLTDSRIKTGSPLDHLPIAPSNLPMPEGNSAFTQQVRAKLREIEQQIKERGQAVEVRWSFDKCQEATAGFTIGRVLHTLEVLDSHSFERSDFSNSLDSLCNRIFGLGPSKDGHEISSDDDAVVSLLCEWAVSCKRSGRHRAMVVAKLLEKRQAEIEAERCGESEAADEKGSIASGSLSAPSAPIFQDVLLQFLDTQAPMLTDPRSESERVEFFNLVLLFCELIRHDVFSHNMYTCTLISRGDLAFGAPGPRPPSPFDDPADDPERKEVEGSSSSKLEDPGLSESMDIDPSSSVLFEDMEKPDFSLFSPTMTCEGKGSPSPEKPDVEKEVKPPPKEKIEGTLGVLYDQPRHVQYATHFPIPQEESCSHECNQRLVVLFGVGKQRDDARHAIKKITKDILKVLNRKGTAETDQLAPIVPLNPGDLTFLGGEDGQKRRRNRPEAFPTAEDIFAKFQHLSHYDQHQVTAQVSRNVLEQITSFALGMSYHLPLVQHVQFIFDLMEYSLSISGLIDFAIQLLNELSVVEAELLLKSSDLVGSYTTSLCLCIVAVLRHYHACLILNQDQMAQVFEGLCGVVKHGMNRSDGSSAERCILAYLYDLYTSCSHLKSKFGELFSDFCSKVKNTIYCNVEPSESNMRWAPEFMIDTLENPAAHTFTYTGLGKSLSENPANRYSFVCNALMHVCVGHHDPDRVNDIAILCAELTGYCKSLSAEWLGVLKALCCSSNNGTCGFNDLLCNVDVSDLSFHDSLATFVAILIARQCLLLEDLIRCAAIPSLLNAACSEQDSEPGARLTCRILLHLFKTPQLNPCQSDGNKPTVGIRSSCDRHLLAASQNRIVDGAVFAVLKAVFVLGDAELKGSGFTVTGGTEELPEEEGGGGSGGRRQGSRNISVETASLDVYAKYVLRSICQQEWVGERCLKSLCEDSNDLQDPVLSSAQAQRLMQLICYPHRLLDNEDGENPQRQRIKRILQNLDQWTMRQSSLELQLMIKQTPNNEMNSLLENIAKATIEVFQQSAETGSSSGNAASNMPSSNKTKPVLSSLERSGVWLVAPLIAKLPTSVQGHVLKAAGEELEKGQHLGSSSRKERDRQKQKSMSLLSQQPFLSLVLTCLKGQDEQREGLLTSLYSQVHQIVNNWRDDQYLDDCKPKQLMHEALKLRLNLVGGMFDTVQRSTQQTTEWAMLLLEIIISGTVDMQSNNELFTTVLDMLSVLINGTLAADMSSISQGSMEENKRAYMNLVKKLQKELGERQSDSLEKVRQLLPLPKQTRDVITCEPQGSLIDTKGNKIAGFDSIFKKEGLQVSTKQKISPWDLFEGLKPSAPLSWGWFGTVRVDRRVARGEEQQRLLLYHTHLRPRPRAYYLEPLPLPPEDEEPPAPTLLEPEKKAPEPPKTDKPGAAPPSTEERKKKSTKGKKRSQPATKTEDYGMGPGRSGPYGVTVPPDLLHHTNPSSISHISYRQSSISLYTQNQPLPAGGPRVDPYRPVRLPMQKLPTRPTYPGVLPTTMTSVIGLEPSSYKTSVYRQQQPTVPQGQRLRQQLQQSQGMLGQSSVHQMTPSSSYGLQTSQGYTPYVSHVGLQQHTGPAGTMVPPSYSSQPYQSTHPSTNPTLVDPTRHLQQRPSGYVHQQAPAYGHGLTSTQRFSHQTLQQTPMISTMTPLSAQGVQAGVRSTSILPEQQQQQQQQQQQQQQQQQQQQQQQYHIRQQQQQQMLRQQQQQQQQQQQQQQQQQQQQQQQQHQQQQQQQAAPPQPQPQAQPQFQRQGLQQTQQQQQTAALVRQLQQQLSNTQPQPSTNIFGRY is encoded by the exons ATGGCGGCTTTCGGGATCTTGAGCTACGAACACCGGCCCCTGAAGCGGCCGCGGCTGGGGCCTCCCGATGTATACCCTCAAGATCCCAAACAGAAGGAG GATGAACTGACGGCCTTGAATGTAAAACAAGGTTTCAATAACCAGCCTGCTGTCTCTGGGGATGAACATGGCAGTGCTAAGAACGTCAACTTCAATCCTGCCAAG ATCAGTTCCAACTTCAGCAGCATTATTGCAGAGAAGTTACGTTGTAACACCCTTCCTGACACTGGTCGCAGGAAGCCCCAAGTGAACCAGAAGGACAACTTCTGGCTGGTGACTCCACGATCCCAAAGTGCCATTAACACCTGGTTCACTGACCTGGCTGGCACCAAGCCCCTCACACAACTAGCTAAAAAG GTCCCCATTTTCAGTAAGAAGGAAGAAGTGTTTGGGTACTTAGCCAAATACACAGTGCCTGTGATGCGGGCTGCCTGGCTCATTAAGATGACCTGTGCCTACTATGCAGCAATGTCTGAGACCAAGGTTAAGAAGAGACATGTTGACCCCTTCACGG AATGGACTCAGATTACCACCAAGTACTTATGGGAACAGCTACAGAAAATGGCTGAATACTACCGGCCAGGGACTGCAGGAAGTGGGGGCTGTGGTTCCACAATAGGGCCCTTGCCCCATGATGTAGAGGTGGCAATCCGACAGTGGGATTACAATGAGAAGCTGGCCATGTTCATGTTTCAG GATGGAATGCTGGACAGACATGAGTTCCTGACCTGGGTgcttgagtgttttgagaaaATCCGCCCTGGAGAGGATGAATTGCTTAAACTGCTGCTGCCTTTACTGCTTCGA TACTCTGGGGAATTTGTTCAGTCTGCATACCTCTCCCGCCGCCTTGCCTACTTCTGTACCCGGAGACTGGCCCTGCAGCTGGATGGTGTGAGCAGCCACTCATCTCATGTTATGTCCTCTCAGTCAACAAGCACGCTGCCTACCACCCCTGCTCCTCAGCCCCCAACTAGCAGCACACCCTCAACTCCCTTTAGTGACCTGCTTATGTGCCCTCAGCACCGGCCCCTGGTTTTTGGCCTCAGCTGTATCCTACAG ACCATCCTCCTGTGTTGTCCTAGTGCCCTGGTTTGGCACTACTCACTGACTGACAGCCGGATTAAGACTGGCTCACCGCTTGACCACTTGCCTATTGCCCCCTCCAACCTGCCCATGCCAGAGGGGAACAGTGCCTTCACTCAGCAG GTCCGTGCGAAGTTGCGGGAGATTGAGCAGCAGATCAAGGAGCGAGGACAGGCAGTTGAGGTTCGCTGGTCTTTTGACAAGTGTCAGGAAGCTACTGCAG GCTTCACCATTGGACGGGTGCTCCATACTTTGGAAGTGCTGGACAGCCATAGTTTTGAGCGCTCTGACTTTAGCAACTCTCTTGACTCCCTTTGTAACCGAATCTTTGGATTGGGACCTAGCAAGGATGGGCATGAG ATCTCTTCAGATGATGATGCTGTGGTATCATTACTATGTGAATGGGCTGTCAGCTGCAAGCGTTCTGGCCGGCATCGTGCTATGGTGGTAGCCAAGCTCCTGGAGAAGAGACAGGCAGAGATTGAGGCTGAG CGTTGTGGAGAATCAGAAGCAGCAGATGAGAAAGGTTCCATCGCCTCTGGCTCTCTTTCTGCTCCTAGTGCTCCCATTTTCCAAGATGTTCTACTGCAGTTTCTGGATACACAGGCTCCCATGCTGA cgGACCCCCGAAGTGAGAGTGAGCGGGTGGAATTCTTTAACTTAGTACTGCTGTTCTGTGAACTGATCCGACATGATGTTTTCTCCCACAACATGTATACTTGCACTCTCATATCCCGAGGGGACCTTGCCTTTGGAGCCCCTGGTCCCCGGCCTCCCTCTCCCTTTGATGATCCTGCTGATGACCCAGAGCGCAAGGAGGTTGAAGGCAGCAGCAGTAGCAAGCTGGAG GACCCAGGACTCTCAGAATCTATGGACATTGACCCAAGTTCCAGTGTACTCTTTGAGGACATGGAGAAGCCTGATTTCTCA TTGTTTTCCCCTACTATGACCTGTGAAGGGAAGGGCAGTCCATCCCCTGAGAAACCAGATGTTGAGAAGGAAGTGAAGCCTCCACCCAAGGAGAAGATTGAAGGGACCCTTGGAGTTCTTTATGACCAGCCACGACATGTGCAGTATGCTACACACTTTCCCATCCCCCAG GAGGAGTCATGCAGCCATGAGTGCAACCAGCGGTTGGTCGTACTGTTTGGGGTGGGAAAGCAGCGAGATGATGCCCGCCATGCCATCAAGAAGATTACCAAGGATATCCTGAAGGTTCTGAACCGCAAGGGAACAGCAGAAACTG ACCAGCTTGCTCCTATTGTGCCTCTGAATCCTGGAGACCTGACATTCTTAG GTGGGGAGGACGGGCAGAAGCGGAGGCGCAACCGGCCTGAAGCCTTCCCCACTGCTGAAGATATCTTTGCTAAGTTCCAGCACCTTTCACATTATGACCAACATCAGGTCACAGCTCAG GTCTCCCGGAATGTCCTGGAGCAGATCACAAGCTTTGCCCTTGGCATGTCATACCACTTGCCTCTGGTGCAGCATGTGCAGTTCATCTTCGACCTCATGGAATATTCACTCAGCATCAGTGGCCTCATCGACTTTGCCATTCAG CTGCTGAATGAACTGAGCGTAGTTGAGGCCGAGCTGCTTCTCAAATCCTCAGATCTGGTGGGTAGCTATACTACCAGCCTGTGTCTGTGCATCGTGGCTGTCCTGAGGCACTATCATGCCTGCCTCATTCTCAACCAGGACCAGATGGCACAAGTCTTTGAGGG GCTATGTGGCGTAGTGAAGCATGGGATGAACCGGTCAGATGGCTCCTCTGCAGAACGCTGTATCCTTGCTTATCTCTATGATCTGTACACCTCCTGTAGCCATTTAAAGAGCAAATTTGGGGAGCTCTTCAG TGACTTTTGCTCAAAGGTGAAGAATACTATCTACTGCAATGTAGAGCCATCGGAATCAAATATGCGCTGGGCACCTGAGTTCATGATTGACACTCTGGAGAACCCTGCAGCTCACACCTTCACCTACACAGGGCTAGGCAAGAGTCTTAGTGAGAACCCTGCTAACCGCTACAGCTTTGTCTGCAATGCCCTTATGCACGTCTGTGTGGGGCACCATGATCCCGATAG GGTGAATGACATTGCAATCCTGTGTGCAGAACTGACCGGCTACTGCAAGTCACTGAGTgcagaatggcttggagtacttAAGGCCTTGTGCTGCTCCTCTAACAATGGCACTTGTGGTTTCAACGACCTCCTCTGCAATGTAGAT GTGAGTGACCTGTCTTTTCATGACTCCCTGGCTACTTTTGTTGCCATCCTCATTGCTCGGCAGTGTTTGCTCTTAGAAGATCTGATTCGCTGTGCTGCCATCCCTTCGCTCCTTAATGCTG CTTGTAGTGAACAGGACTCTGAGCCTGGGGCCCGGCTTACCTGCCGCATCCTCCTCCACCTTTTCAAGACACCACAACTCAATCCTTGCCAGTCTGATGGAA ACAAACCTACAGTAGGAATCCGCTCCTCCTGTGACCGCCACCTGCTGGCTGCCTCCCAGAACCGCATCGTGGATGGAGCTGTGTTTGCTGTTCTCAAGGCTGTGTTTGTACTTG GGGATGCGGAACTGAAGGGTTCGGGCTTCACTGTGACAGGAGGAACAGAAGAACTTccagaagaggagggaggaggtggcagTGGCGGTCGAAGGCAGGGTAGCCGCAACATCTCTGTGGAGACAGCCAGTCTGGATGTCTATGCCAAGTACGTGCTACGCAGCATCTGCCAACAG GAATGGGTAGGAGAACGTTGCCTTAAGTCTCTGTGTGAGGACAGCAATGACCTACAAGATCCAGTGTTGAGTAGTGCCCAGGCCCAGCGCCTCATGCAGCTTATCTGCTATCCACATCGACTGCTGGACAATGAGGATGGGGAAAACCCTCAGCGACAACGCATTAAGCGTATTCTTCAG AACTTGGACCAGTGGACCATGCGCCAGTCTTCCTTGGAATTGCAGCTCATGATCAAGCAGACCCCTAACAAC GAGATGAACTCCCTCTTGGAGAACATTGCCAAGGCCACAATTGAGGTTTTCCAACAGTCAGCAGAGACAGGGTCATCTTCTGGAAATGCTGCAAGCAACATGCCCAGCAGCAACAAGACCAAGCCTGTGCTCAG CTCTCTAGAGCGCTCCGGTGTATGGCTGGTTGCCCCCCTCATTGCTAAACTGCCCACCTCAGTCCAGGGACATGTATTAAAGGCTGCTGGGGAGGAATTAGAGAAGGGTCAGCACCTGGGTTCCTCTTCCCGCAAAGAACGGGATCGACAAAAGCAGAAGAG CATGTCCCTGTTGAGCCAGCAGCCCTTCTTATCCCTGGTGCTGACATGTCTGAAAGGGCAGGATGAGCAACGTGAGGGACTCCTTACCTCCCTCTACAGCCAGGTGCACCAG ATTGTGAATAATTGGCGAGATGACCAGTACTTAGATGATTGTAAACCAAAGCAGCTCATGCATGAGGCACTCAAACTGCGGCTCAACCTG GTGGGGGGCATGTTTGACACGGTGCAGCGCAGCACCCAGCAGACCACAGAGTGGGCCATGCTCCTCCTGGAGATCATCATCAGTGGCACTGTCGACATGCAGTCCAACAA TGAGCTCTTTACTACTGTGTTGGACATGCTGAGTGTGCTTATCAATGGGACATTGGCTGCAGATATGTCTAGCATCTCACAAGGCAGCATGGAGGAAAACAAACGTGCATACATGAACCTGGTGAAGAAGCTGCAG AAAGAATTGGGGGAGCGCCAGTCGGACAGTCTGGAAAAGGTTCGCCAGCTGCTGCCACTGCCTAAGCAGACCCGAGATGTCATCACATGTGAGCCACAGGGCTCCCTCATCGACACCAAGGGCAACAAGATTGCTGGCTTCGATTCTATCTTCAAGAAGGAG GGTTTACAGGTTTCCACAAAACAAAAGATCTCTCCCTGGGATCTTTTTGAGGGGTTGAAGCCATCAGCACCACTTTCTTGGGGCTGGTTTGGAACAGTCCGGGTTGACCGACGAGTGGCTCGAGGAGAGGAACAGCAGCGGTTGCTGCTCTATCACACACACCTGAGACCCCGGCCCCGTGCCTATTACCTGGAGCCACTGCCACTACCACCAGAAGATGAGGAGCCCCCTGCTCCCACGCTGCTAGAGCCTGAGAAAAAGGCTCCAGAGCCCCCTAAAACAGATAAACCTGGGGCTGCTCCTCCCAGTACTGAGGAGCGCAAGAAGAAGTCCACCAAGGGCAAGAAGCGTAGCCAGCCAGCCACCAAAACAGAG GATTATGGAATGGGCCCAGGTCGGAGTGGTCCCTATGGTGTGACAGTGCCACCGGACCTCCTGCACCACACAAATCCTAGTTCTATATCCCACATTAGCTATAGACAGAGCTCCATAAGCCTGTATACCCAGAACCAGCCACTACCTGCAG GTGGCCCTCGTGTGGACCCATACCGCCCTGTGCGATTACCAATGCAGAAGCTGCCAACCCGACCAACTTACCCTGGAGTGCTACCCACAACTATGACTAGCGTCATAGGCTTAGAACCTTCCTCTTATAAGACCTCTGTGTACCGGCAGCAGCAACCTACAGTGCCCCAAGGACAGCGCCTTCGCCAACAGCTCCAG CAGAGTCAGGGGATGTTGGGGCAGTCATCTGTCCATCAGATGACTCCCAGCTCTTCCTACGGTCTACAGACCTCCCAG GGCTATACTCCTTATGTTTCTCATGTGGGATTGCAGCAACACACAGGCCCTGCAGGTACCATGGTGCCCCCCAGCTATTCCAGCCAGCCTTATCAGAGCACCCACCCTTCTACCAATCCTACTCTTGTAGATCCTACCCGCCACCTGCAACAGCGGCCCAGTGGCTATGTGCACCAGCAGGCCCCAGCCTATGGACATGGACTAACCTCCACTCAAAG GTTTTCACACCAGACACTGCAGCAGACACCAATGATAAGTACCATGACTCCACTGAGTGCCCAGGGTGTCCAGGCAGGTGTCCGCTCAACTTCCATCCTACCtgagcaacagcagcagcagcagcaacaacaacagcaacaacagcagcagcagcaacagcagcaacagcagcagtaCCACATCcggcaacagcaacaacagcagaTGCTGAGG caacagcagcagcagcagcaacagcagcagcagcagcagcagcagcaacagcaacaacagcaacaacaacagcaccagcagcaacagcaacaacaggcggctcctccccaaccccagccccaggCTCAACCCCAG TTCCAGCGCCAGGGGCTTCAGCAGACCCAGCAGCAGCAACAGACAGCAGCTTTGGTCCGGCAACTCCAACAACAGCTCTCCA ATACCCAGCCACAGCCCAGTACCAACATATTTGGACGCTACTGA